The Natronobacterium texcoconense genome includes the window GCGCACGTCGGAACTTAACTCGCTGGTAGAGGTTATTGACGTGGGCTGCCTGCAAGGCAGTGTCCTGCCGGTTGTCGCTGAAGGCGATCGTCTTCTGTTGGTCATCGGGGAGCTCCTGCATCGTCGATCCGATCAGGACGTCTGTCGCTGTCGACCGTCCGACCGTACCGAACTTGAACAGCTTCGAGAGCTCCATTGCCCGTCCCAATCGGGTGTGGCTCACCCCGCAGTTGCCACAGAAGAGGAACTCCGCTTGGCTCCACATTACCTCGAGGCCTTGACTCGCAAAGCAGCCACACGCCAGTTGGCCGCTCTCCCGGTGGCCGTCAGTCAGTCGGTTGTGTTCGGGACAGTACGTGGCCGGTTCTGGGACAGCATCTTCCCAAGTATCTCGGAGCTGGCCTTGGTCGTTGAACCAGTCGGCAGGTAGTGAGACTTCCTCGCGGTCCCAGTTGCCCCGCATAATGTAACCAGCAGTTTCACCATCGTCGACGCTGAGGTCGTCGACTTCTCGTTGTGTGAGATGACCTTCTTTGGACCGTGTTACCGTATAGTATTCCTGACCACAGGCCCGACAGAACGTCAGCGGGAACGCCTTGCGGCTACGGTCATACTCGTCGGCACAGTGTCGGCACTCGATGTCACCCGCGTCGCTGAGGTGTGGATTATCTTCATCGAATGCTTCTGGTGTGAGACAGGCAACGAGCCCAGAACCCTGTGAGAAGAACGAGTGTAATTTTGGAACGAAGATTGGCTGTTGTTCGCCTTGAACTTCCGTCGTCGCGACGGTACCGGCCAGCAGCGCTGCTTGAAGTTCCCGTTGTGCTTCGGCAGCGCTTACATCGGGGCGGTACTCATCCTGATAGTGTTCGACGAGAGTCAGTTCTTCGGCGGTATCGAGGTCGCCAGAGGGTTGGATCTGCTGGCTTTCGGCGCTCAGTTGCTCATCAAGGAATGAAACCGTGGGGTGGCTGAGAAGTACCTCGCCCAGTGCAGCCGCTGATTCCGTCTCCTCCCTGTGGAGAGAGCGGGCAGTGAGTCGCTCCGCGAGTTTCGTCGCTTCGTCGGCCGTACCGTCGAACCGGCGGATATCGTCTTCGGTGACTTCGACGGTATCAGGGAGGGATTCGCCACCGGTGAAGTGAATCGGGTAGTAAGTCTCTTCGATGACTCTTTCTGGTGGGACTTCAGAACCGAAGATTCGACCGGAGAACTCGGCAATCTCTTCTTCAGCTTCTCGGCCTTCCTCGTTTTGGACCGTAGCGGATGTCCCGATGCAGGTAAGCGAGTCGCCAGCATCCGTGTGTTCTCGGAGCCGGCGGATCAATGCGGCGACGTCGGCACCCTGATGGCCGGTGTAGGTGTGAATCTCGTCTAGAACGAGATACTCGAGTGCGCCAGCATGCTCTGGCGGGAAGAGGTCTTTGTCCTCGTGACGGGTGAGGATATAGTCAAGCATGACGTAGTTCGTCATCAGGATGTCCGGCGGGTCATCCTGCATCTCTTCGCGGGAGATCACTTCGCAGTCGTAAGGCTCCTTTCGGCCGAATTGCTGGAGGAATTCTGCCTCACTATCGGGGTTCGAGGGCGTGTCGCCCGTATAGAGGCCGAGTCGAAGTCCTGATTCGTCCAGACGCTCAGCAAACTCCTCGTACTGGGAGTTCGCCAGCGCGTTCATCGGGTAGACGATCACTGCCTTGACGCCCTCTTCGCCGCGGGCTTTGGCGTCGAGGCAATGGGAAACGATCGGAATCCCGAAGGCGAAGCTCTTCCCGGAGCCTGTCCCCGTCGAGACGATCGTGTTGCCCTCTTCGATTGCGTCGATCGCTTGGGACTGGTGTTTGTACGGCTCGATCGGATTGCCGTCATCGTCGTCGAAGACACTGAGAACGCCAGGGTGGAGACGTTCGTCTTCGACGAATTCGGTAAGAGGACGTCCGTACTCGAAACGCTGATTCAGTTCGACGAAGGGTTCCTTCCAAAGGACTTTGCCGTCCTGAATACGCGAATCTATCCAGGACTCGATGGTCTCATCTTCGACGTTTTGGAACGTTTCGACGTAGTTTCGGTATGAATCCTGAACCGTGTCCAATGAATCGAAGGGGTTAAGGGATGAGGACATTTGACTGTATTAATTCGATATGTCTCTGCTAATACTCTCTACTTCTGAGAGAATTTCCTCAATATCAGGGAATAAGTCTGTCGTCTTAATTCCCTGTATCATCACCGTACCGCTGTTGAATATCGTGCATGTGCATTCCACGTCTTCAACCCTCAATATAATGGCAGGAAATTGTTCCGGTTCGTACTCTACGTTATGTCCCTGTTCCTGGAGGAATTCAAAGAGATCTTCCAGCGAGGAATATAAGTCAATGTTTGCTCTCGCAGCAATGTTAATCGTAGAAGGAGATTCTACAACTATAGAACTTATCCCACTCTGGGAGAGTCGTTCTCTTAATCTATTGAGTATTTCATCCGCCTCTTCCGTTGATTTGCATCCGAAGAGTTGTATCATTCGCTCTTTATTGTCACCGATGATGTTCAGCTTGATATTTGAATTCGGGACAGAATATGATAGACCGCTTGTGTTTGGTGAAAACATTTCGAGCTGTCTCAAACTCAGTGTGTCCACTCTGATGGTGGCCTGATGCACCATAGACTGGACCACGATGTTCATACCATACTCATACGATCAAATTTGTCCAGAGCTTTCTCCATCGAGTGGTACCGCCCCAACTCGTTGATCTCTCTTTCCTTGAGGATATCAAACTCTTCCATAATGAAGGAGAATTCGTTCTTGCTTATCCCATAAATCTTTGCGACTATTGCCTCTATGGTGGCTCTATTCTCAAATCTCTCATCTTCATTCCACTCATATACCGAATCACTGAAGTCAAATTCCTCTCCGAAGGCATTGAGGGAGTGTGATGTCCAAATCAGAGGCACCACATTTTCTACAAGTAATTGATATGCCGATTTTGACTTGCCATCTATTTTGATAGTCGACTTTTTCAATACTTCCGGCGTGGGCATTGGTAATTGCTTTACAACGTACTTCGTTACATTTGCACCACTCAATGACGAGCGCAATGCAAAGTCAAATACGAAACTAGTAAATATCGACGTGAATACGGCTGCATGCTCGTGAGTTGGGTCATCGGGATCAAAGGTCAAAACCGGTACGCTATGTCCATGCGGTTCTTGCGGAGTTATCGTTCCAATCGTTGTCCGGAAGTCGGTGTGTGATCTAGCTACGTTACGGAACGCAAATACCCATCCCTGATCATGGTCTAGGTAGCTAGTTTCCTCTTTGAAGTCTTTCTCTTGAACCCAATATCGAGGTAATACTTCCTTTTTTGGGTCTTTCTTTTCGGTTCCAGACAGCTTGTACGTCTCAGCTTTCCGACCGTACTTAGTTTCCTCACTTACGTTTTCAAATGTTCCAAACCGGTGGTCCAGCTGACTAATAAACTTCCCTTCATATAATGGTCTGTATATTGTCTCGTCACCCACAAACCGGTTCCGGTCGTCTAACTCAAGTCCTTGTTCGCGAAGAGACACTATTGTATTGTCTGCAAACAAATCATCATCATTCGACATATGGAACATCGTGTGGTATTCTATATCCCAGGTGTTCCGGCCACTGTCTTCGTCTATTAGAATTGGGTGGGATCGATAAATCTGCATAGCGATATCCCGCGTTCTTTCATCTTTGAAGGTTGGACACGTCAATGTATTTGGATTGACTGTTTTGAAGTCCTCTGACGTTAGTCGGAAGTGTCCTTTGCCTGAACGGAGCTCTTCAACAGTTTGATTATGGAAGGAGAAGTCACCGACTGCTTCCAATTGAACTCCACAAATTGTGAGTAGACAGAATCGTTCGTTCTTTTCCACATCCTCGAAGAAACCGTCTGTGTTTTCAAAGTCATAGAGCCTATCAATGCGCCCTTTGGAAGCATATTCTCCAAACAGGTGACGTGTATGGTAGTCCGTCGCGATCCCAGTTTTGACAAGCAGTCCACTTCGTCCTTTGGTGCTAGAGAGGTAATCCGCACCTAGTTCAGTAAAGATGGGGTAGGTGTTCAGATCGCCGACTGCTGAGAGATTGAATCTCCCCGAGTTCCTGAGGAAGGAGGTCATATTATCCGCTCGCTCCGTTGCATCTTGCCATGCTTTGTATAGCTCCGGCTCCGACTCAGATAGCTCCTTAATCAGCTTGTTTCGTTTTGTCGTCGACTCCTCGGTGGCAATTTCATTATTCCTTCCCAAGAACCACTCCCGCTGTGATATCTTCGGTTTTTCCCAAGGTGGATTGCCGATAATACAGTCAAAACCACGATCCCCTGTCAAGAAAACAGACGGGAACTCTAGTTCCCAATGGAAGAATTTCTCCTGGGCGGCAATTTCACTAGAGTACTCTCTGAGGGCACTAAGTTCATCACTGTCCGGATTCCGTTGTAGCTTTTCTAGCGAAGAGGGGGTTGGATATTCTGGAATAGACCCGTCCATAGGCCAATAGAACGCTGCTGCCCAGGTATCATATAACAATTTCTTATTTTGGAACCAATCAGTTTCCCGAATCTCATTGAATTGTTCTTGTTTCTGTTCCACCCCTGCAGCGGTGGATTCTGCCATCTTATCTAGCTCTTCTGCCAAGTCAATGATCGAATCTCCCGCTGCCGAAAACCCACTTAAGGAACGATCATTCTCCCCCCTATTTCTATCCTTATTCTCATTTCGCACTCGCTTACGAACCTCGTTCCCGTCATGCCAGTCGCGTCCACCTGAGGTATCATAAGCATCGACAGGGAAATCTCCTTCAAACATCTCTTCATTCACTCCTATCAATGCATTGCCACACCGGATATGATGATCGAGAAAGTTGAGAGGCTTATCTCTTACAGCAGAGTTGATCCAGAGGCTGACTTTGGCCAGTTCGACGGCCATCGGATTGAGATCGACCCCATAAATACAGTGCTGAAGAACATCCCTGCGTGCCTCTCGTATCTCCTCTGACGGTGGATATTCATCGCCGGTGCGAATCGTAGCGAGCCGGTCTGCTAGCGCATTGTTAGCTGCTACTAAAAACGCGGCGCTACCACATGCCGGATCACACACATCGAGGTTTAGAAGTGCGTGCTCTTTCTCTTCGGGAGAGGTTGCTTCTTTTAGGCGTTCATCTAGGACCGGTAGCAATGTTCCCTCAATAAGCTCGTTTACTAGCCCCGGATCGGTATAGTAACTCCCTGTTTCTTTCCTCTCCGTGCTAACAGAGGAAAGATAAAATTCTCCTTGCTGAACCTGTTTGCCATCCTCGTTCGTGAAGGGCGCTTCCGCCACTTCTGGCTGGAATTCGAGTAGACTCTCGTATACCGATCCAATCTCCTCGACTCCTAGGTCTGCATATGAAATCCGCTGGGGGACACCCTCTCTATGGACGATTGTCAGTAGCTCGACCGCTTCCAATAGCGCGTCATTAGTGCAAACTTGTTCGTCCAGAAATGAGAATTCTTCATCGTCGAATAGCACTCCGTTGTAACACGGAACATTCAGCTCTTTGTTACCTTTCTCAACCAGGTCGAAGGTTGCTTCCAACCCTCGCCATAAGTCCGTGTTGTGGTCCGTGCTTTTCCGCCGAGTTGTGGCACGCTCTCGGAGACGAGAGATGGAGTATTCCTCCGAATAGAGCGTGTCCCGTCCAGCAAGCATGCCACGCTGTTCGGCATATAGCAAGAAGAGTAGTCGGTATACGACGAAGAGCAGATCTTCATAATATTTCTCCTGGGCCTGGGTGCTATCCAGTTTCCCGCGAAGATCGTCACTGGACTCGATAAATCCATTGCCGAGAACTTCGATGGCGTCTATAACGTTCTGCTGCAGGTCCTGGCCAATTTTGACCCCACTTGCGATAGCGACTTGGTATAGCTGTTCCAGCAAAATTCCTTCCTGTTCACCACCTCTCCTAGACTCAAAGCGAGAGACATGGCAGAGGCGATAGAGTGCTCTAAAGTCACCATAGTTCCGATTGGTGAAGATATTTTCGAGGTCAAATTCGATGTACCCTCGGGTGTATGTGTGGTAATACGTCCGGAGGAGCCGAAGTTTCAAGCCATCGGTGACCAATCCCCACTCCGTATCTGCGGCATTCAAATACCGCTGCAGCTCATCATGCGGACTTCGTCCGCTTGCACGAGTCCCATCGTGGTTCCCACTGTCTAGAGGCTCGTCTTTGTCGGGACGAACGAGATGCGTTACTGGGGGGTGGTTATCATCCCGGGTGCGACCTAGTTGCGAAGATGGACTCCAACCTAGGTGAGATAGATTCGCTTCAATTCCATCCGCACTCAGGTTCTGTTGCTGATAAACCGGGTCGAACCCGAGGGTCTCTAATAGAGGGAGAATCCACTCTTTGCGGGCCTCAGTCGTATCGAGCGAATAGACCTCATTGCTGCCTGAAATCGAATCCCATTGCTCCTTGAGGTTTTCCCAAGCCTGGCTAATCTCTGTTTCCAGTTCCGTAGCTGATGACGGGCCTTCACCATCGTATGAGAATGTATTCGGCTGGACGGCATCTTCGCTTGTCCGTTCTTTGCGAAGCTTCCGAATTAGCTGATCGGTAAGGATACCTCCACTTGTTTCGATAAAGCTCGTTTCGTCCCTGATCCGCTGTAGTTGCTGGCTCATTTCTGAATCACCTCGGTCGCTGTCGTGATGTCGTCTTCCATTGTTTCGAATCGTCCCTTAATCTCATCGAGCGTTCGATAGTGGCTGTACTTCTCGAGTTCCTCATCCCGGATCTGTTCGAAAGAGTCAAACAGCCGCTCGAAGTCATCGGCGTCGATGCCGTCGACATGCGCCATGAGGGCCTCCAGTTCGGAGGTACTCAGTTTAACGGCGTCTTCGCTGCAGCCTTCCTCTCTGAGCTTATAGATGAGCTGCTCGGTCAGCAGGCCGACGCTGGTTTCGATGAAACTCGTCTCTCTCTGTTGAGGCCGTCCCGCAGTGGATTCCGTACTCATTGTGAAGGGTAGTTGAGTCCGATCGTCAGCAGGTCTCGACTCGCCACAGAGAGGTTATCGATACCGGTCATCGACTCTCCATAGCCGGCCTCTTGAAGCGACTCACGCATCTCTCTCCGTTCGGCTTCGATCTCGCTGCGCCGCTGATCAGCTTGGTCACGAATAGCATCCTCGAGTGAGTCGTGATTGACAGCTTGCTCGAGGTCTCGCCGCCACTCCTCTTCAGTCCGGTTCGCAGCGGTACTCTCGGCGTCTTGGAGTGTCTCTAGTTCCTCAGCGGAGAGGGGCTTGTCGCCGTATAGCGGGAGTCCCAACTGGACGAGTTCCTCCATGACGGTGGGTTCGTCTCCTGTATGGGCGAAATAACGGATTTTGTACGTGTACACTGCCGTCGGCGCGTCGACGGCGTCGGTTCCACGCATCGCGGTGCGGCCGTACCGA containing:
- a CDS encoding TBP family protein — its product is MVHQATIRVDTLSLRQLEMFSPNTSGLSYSVPNSNIKLNIIGDNKERMIQLFGCKSTEEADEILNRLRERLSQSGISSIVVESPSTINIAARANIDLYSSLEDLFEFLQEQGHNVEYEPEQFPAIILRVEDVECTCTIFNSGTVMIQGIKTTDLFPDIEEILSEVESISRDISN
- a CDS encoding Eco57I restriction-modification methylase domain-containing protein is translated as MSQQLQRIRDETSFIETSGGILTDQLIRKLRKERTSEDAVQPNTFSYDGEGPSSATELETEISQAWENLKEQWDSISGSNEVYSLDTTEARKEWILPLLETLGFDPVYQQQNLSADGIEANLSHLGWSPSSQLGRTRDDNHPPVTHLVRPDKDEPLDSGNHDGTRASGRSPHDELQRYLNAADTEWGLVTDGLKLRLLRTYYHTYTRGYIEFDLENIFTNRNYGDFRALYRLCHVSRFESRRGGEQEGILLEQLYQVAIASGVKIGQDLQQNVIDAIEVLGNGFIESSDDLRGKLDSTQAQEKYYEDLLFVVYRLLFLLYAEQRGMLAGRDTLYSEEYSISRLRERATTRRKSTDHNTDLWRGLEATFDLVEKGNKELNVPCYNGVLFDDEEFSFLDEQVCTNDALLEAVELLTIVHREGVPQRISYADLGVEEIGSVYESLLEFQPEVAEAPFTNEDGKQVQQGEFYLSSVSTERKETGSYYTDPGLVNELIEGTLLPVLDERLKEATSPEEKEHALLNLDVCDPACGSAAFLVAANNALADRLATIRTGDEYPPSEEIREARRDVLQHCIYGVDLNPMAVELAKVSLWINSAVRDKPLNFLDHHIRCGNALIGVNEEMFEGDFPVDAYDTSGGRDWHDGNEVRKRVRNENKDRNRGENDRSLSGFSAAGDSIIDLAEELDKMAESTAAGVEQKQEQFNEIRETDWFQNKKLLYDTWAAAFYWPMDGSIPEYPTPSSLEKLQRNPDSDELSALREYSSEIAAQEKFFHWELEFPSVFLTGDRGFDCIIGNPPWEKPKISQREWFLGRNNEIATEESTTKRNKLIKELSESEPELYKAWQDATERADNMTSFLRNSGRFNLSAVGDLNTYPIFTELGADYLSSTKGRSGLLVKTGIATDYHTRHLFGEYASKGRIDRLYDFENTDGFFEDVEKNERFCLLTICGVQLEAVGDFSFHNQTVEELRSGKGHFRLTSEDFKTVNPNTLTCPTFKDERTRDIAMQIYRSHPILIDEDSGRNTWDIEYHTMFHMSNDDDLFADNTIVSLREQGLELDDRNRFVGDETIYRPLYEGKFISQLDHRFGTFENVSEETKYGRKAETYKLSGTEKKDPKKEVLPRYWVQEKDFKEETSYLDHDQGWVFAFRNVARSHTDFRTTIGTITPQEPHGHSVPVLTFDPDDPTHEHAAVFTSIFTSFVFDFALRSSLSGANVTKYVVKQLPMPTPEVLKKSTIKIDGKSKSAYQLLVENVVPLIWTSHSLNAFGEEFDFSDSVYEWNEDERFENRATIEAIVAKIYGISKNEFSFIMEEFDILKEREINELGRYHSMEKALDKFDRMSMV